In Methylococcus geothermalis, one genomic interval encodes:
- the nuoE gene encoding NADH-quinone oxidoreductase subunit NuoE, whose product MILNPDEIQAIRQEAGHFPHPSAAAIEALNIAQQGHGWISDELLKEIADVLGMSPAELDSVATFYNLIYRRPVGKRVIHYCNSVSCWMLGAEDNRRHLSEKLGIGLGETTGDGEYTLLPIVCLGACDKAPVLMIGDETHFNVDPAKLDAILGDTGAP is encoded by the coding sequence GTGATCCTCAACCCCGACGAAATCCAAGCCATCCGCCAGGAAGCCGGGCACTTCCCCCACCCTTCCGCGGCCGCGATCGAAGCGCTCAACATCGCCCAGCAAGGCCATGGCTGGATTTCCGACGAACTGCTGAAGGAGATCGCCGACGTGCTGGGGATGTCGCCGGCGGAGCTGGACAGCGTCGCCACCTTCTACAACCTGATCTATCGACGTCCGGTGGGCAAGCGCGTCATCCACTACTGCAACAGCGTCAGCTGCTGGATGCTGGGCGCCGAGGACAACCGCCGCCACTTGAGCGAAAAGCTCGGCATCGGGCTGGGGGAAACCACCGGCGACGGCGAATACACCCTGCTGCCCATCGTCTGCCTGGGCGCCTGCGACAAGGCGCCGGTACTCATGATCGGCGATGAGACCCATTTCAATGTCGATCCGGCCAAGCTGGACGCCATTCTCGGCGATACCGGAGCGCCCTGA
- the nuoF gene encoding NADH-quinone oxidoreductase subunit NuoF: MDKPLTRNIKPDGSAASLAEYRAGGGYEGLKKVLAEFAPLEVQRQVKDSGLRGRGGAGFPTGMKWSFVPMGEDAPKTKYLVVNGDEMEPGAFKDRLLLEGDPHQLIEGVAIASYAIQANIAYVFLRGEYRLAADRLRRAIAEAEEHQLLGENILGSGFNLDLRLHTSAGRYICGEETALLNSLEGKRANPRAKPPFPQVSGLFGKPTIVNNVETLCNLPHILRNGVEWYKGLSRTGEPGTKIYGVSGRVERPGAWELPMGTTAREIIEEHAGGMRDGYRLKGYLPGGASTDFLLPEHLDIPMDYGSIAKAGSRLGTGTLILLDDRTCPVRMVLNLEQFFAQESCGWCTPCRDGLPWTVSLLEGLIAGRGRPEDLETLERLCGLLGPGNTFCALAPGAMEPLQSALKHFRADFERYLQPHSISGGVHA, encoded by the coding sequence ATGGACAAGCCGCTCACCCGCAACATCAAGCCCGACGGCTCCGCCGCCAGCCTGGCCGAATACCGGGCCGGCGGCGGCTACGAGGGATTGAAAAAAGTCCTCGCCGAATTCGCCCCGCTGGAGGTGCAACGGCAGGTCAAGGACTCGGGGCTGCGCGGCCGGGGCGGCGCCGGCTTCCCGACGGGAATGAAATGGAGCTTCGTGCCGATGGGCGAGGACGCGCCGAAGACCAAATACCTGGTGGTCAACGGTGACGAGATGGAGCCCGGCGCGTTCAAGGACCGGCTGCTGCTGGAAGGCGATCCGCACCAGTTGATCGAGGGCGTCGCCATCGCGTCTTACGCCATCCAGGCGAACATCGCCTACGTCTTCCTCCGCGGCGAATACCGGCTGGCGGCGGACCGGCTGCGGCGGGCGATCGCCGAGGCCGAAGAACACCAGCTGCTCGGCGAGAACATCCTCGGCTCGGGATTCAACCTGGACCTACGCCTGCACACCAGCGCCGGACGCTACATCTGCGGTGAGGAAACCGCCCTGCTCAACTCGCTGGAAGGCAAGCGCGCCAACCCCCGCGCCAAGCCGCCGTTTCCGCAGGTATCCGGCCTGTTCGGCAAGCCCACCATCGTCAACAACGTCGAGACCCTGTGCAACCTGCCGCACATCCTCCGCAACGGGGTGGAGTGGTACAAAGGACTCAGCCGCACCGGCGAGCCGGGCACCAAGATCTACGGCGTGAGCGGCCGGGTCGAGCGTCCCGGCGCCTGGGAGCTGCCCATGGGCACGACGGCGCGCGAGATCATCGAGGAACACGCCGGTGGCATGCGGGACGGCTACCGCTTGAAGGGCTACCTGCCGGGCGGCGCGTCGACCGACTTCCTGCTGCCCGAACACCTGGACATCCCCATGGATTACGGCTCGATCGCCAAGGCCGGCAGCCGGCTCGGCACGGGCACCCTGATCCTGCTGGACGACAGGACCTGCCCGGTGCGGATGGTGCTCAACCTCGAACAGTTCTTCGCCCAGGAATCCTGCGGCTGGTGCACGCCCTGCCGGGACGGCCTGCCCTGGACCGTCAGCCTGCTCGAAGGACTGATCGCGGGGCGCGGCCGGCCGGAGGACCTCGAGACCTTGGAGCGATTGTGCGGCCTGCTGGGTCCGGGCAACACCTTTTGCGCCCTCGCTCCGGGCGCGATGGAGCCGCTGCAGAGCGCCCTCAAGCATTTCCGCGCCGATTTCGAGCGCTATCTCCAGCCGCACAGTATCAGCGGAGGCGTGCATGCCTGA
- the nuoG gene encoding NADH-quinone oxidoreductase subunit NuoG — MPDKIVGNDFGQPKAGPEDGRQGRSPHKIVGNDFGQPKSGPEDGLQGRSPHIDIDGRRYPVKAGDNLLQAILSLGLDLPYFCWHPAMGSVGACRQCAVIQYQNADDSHGRLVMACMTPVTEGMRISLQGESARHFRAGILELLMTNHPHDCPVCEEGGECHLQDMTVMTGHTFRQYRGLKRTHRNQDLGPFINHEMNRCIACYRCVRYYQDYCGGNDLQVFASHNHVYFGRHEDGALENEFSGNLVEVCPTGVFTDKTFSRHYSRKWDLQTAPSVCVHCGIGCNTSPGERYGSLRRIVNRYHGEVNGYFLCDRGRFGYDFVNGPARLHQARSAEEGPLDPNMAAGRFAAAIRDAQGIIGIGSPRASLEANFALRELVGAERFHAGIGDTEHGCLRTLLGIVRDFPVHLVSLREAEQADAVLVLGEDLTQTAPRLALALRQAVRQRAHAIAEGLGIPRWQDAAVREAAQAEKSPLFVASPAPTRLDEVAARTCRADPGAIARLGFAVAHNIHPEAPAVAGLTPEHEALAAEITGALAGAERPLIVSGTGCLSEDVLRAAGQIAAALAAKRPGQPTAVHFAVPECDSLGLAMMDAQALAHAFQTIESGMADTLLILENDLYRRADKAAVDALFDRARRVIVIDHTLHETAERAHLALPAASFAETEGTLVSSEGRAQRFFSAMQPIGDSRDAWRWLGPWTRIDDLTRALAESLPVFREITDCAPGAAFRIAGQKIPRQPHRYSGRTAMLADVRIHEPKQPDDADSALAFSMEGAALDHPPALNPFVWAPGWNSNQSVGKFQDEAGGHLRGGDPGIRLIGDGGVGEASWFAPPEAEAPPSDALRLVPLHHIFGSDETSMRSAAVAKRAPHPYLALNPEDMARLGLTEGEELELAKDVWLPVKRLPGLAAGVAGVPAGLPDLPFLETASRPWTPKKTGEDAP, encoded by the coding sequence ATGCCTGACAAAATCGTAGGGAACGATTTTGGACAGCCGAAGGCTGGTCCGGAGGACGGACGCCAGGGAAGGAGTCCGCACAAAATCGTCGGGAACGATTTTGGACAGCCGAAGTCTGGTCCGGAGGACGGACTCCAGGGAAGGAGTCCTCACATCGACATCGACGGCAGGCGCTATCCGGTCAAGGCGGGAGACAATCTGCTGCAGGCGATACTCTCGCTCGGCCTGGACCTGCCCTATTTCTGCTGGCACCCGGCCATGGGCTCGGTCGGCGCCTGCCGCCAGTGCGCCGTGATCCAGTACCAGAACGCCGACGACAGCCACGGCCGGCTGGTGATGGCCTGCATGACGCCGGTGACCGAAGGCATGCGGATTTCGCTGCAAGGCGAGAGCGCCCGGCATTTCCGCGCCGGCATCCTGGAACTGCTGATGACCAACCACCCGCACGACTGCCCGGTGTGCGAAGAAGGCGGCGAATGCCACCTGCAAGACATGACCGTGATGACCGGTCATACCTTCCGCCAATACCGCGGCCTCAAGCGCACCCACCGCAACCAGGACCTGGGGCCGTTCATCAACCACGAGATGAACCGCTGCATCGCCTGCTACCGCTGCGTCCGCTATTACCAGGATTATTGCGGCGGGAACGACCTGCAGGTGTTCGCCTCGCACAACCACGTCTACTTCGGCCGCCATGAGGACGGGGCGCTGGAGAACGAATTCAGCGGCAACCTGGTCGAGGTCTGCCCCACCGGGGTGTTCACCGACAAGACCTTCAGCCGGCATTACAGCCGCAAATGGGATCTGCAGACCGCGCCCTCGGTCTGCGTCCACTGCGGGATCGGCTGCAACACCAGCCCCGGCGAGCGCTACGGCAGCCTGCGGCGGATCGTCAACCGCTATCACGGCGAGGTCAACGGCTATTTCCTGTGCGACCGCGGGCGTTTCGGCTACGACTTCGTCAACGGCCCGGCGCGCCTCCATCAGGCCCGCTCGGCCGAGGAAGGTCCGCTGGACCCGAACATGGCCGCCGGCCGGTTCGCCGCCGCGATCCGGGACGCTCAGGGGATCATCGGCATCGGATCGCCCCGCGCCAGCCTCGAGGCCAATTTCGCACTGCGGGAACTGGTCGGCGCGGAGCGTTTCCATGCCGGCATCGGCGATACCGAACACGGCTGCCTTCGAACCCTCCTCGGTATCGTCCGGGATTTCCCTGTGCACCTCGTGTCCCTGCGGGAAGCCGAACAAGCCGACGCGGTGCTGGTGCTGGGCGAAGACCTGACCCAGACCGCGCCGCGGCTGGCGCTGGCGCTGCGCCAGGCGGTGCGCCAGCGCGCCCATGCCATTGCCGAAGGGCTGGGCATCCCGCGCTGGCAGGACGCCGCCGTGCGGGAAGCGGCCCAGGCCGAAAAAAGCCCGCTGTTCGTCGCCAGTCCAGCGCCGACCCGGCTGGACGAGGTCGCCGCGCGAACCTGCCGCGCCGACCCCGGCGCCATCGCCCGGCTGGGCTTCGCGGTCGCGCACAACATCCACCCCGAGGCGCCGGCCGTCGCGGGGCTGACGCCCGAACACGAGGCGCTGGCCGCGGAAATCACCGGAGCGCTGGCGGGCGCCGAACGGCCCCTGATCGTGTCCGGCACCGGCTGCCTGAGCGAGGACGTGCTGCGGGCCGCCGGGCAGATCGCCGCTGCGCTGGCGGCGAAACGGCCGGGCCAACCCACGGCTGTGCATTTCGCGGTGCCGGAATGCGACAGCCTGGGGCTGGCGATGATGGACGCGCAAGCTCTGGCACACGCCTTCCAGACCATCGAGTCCGGAATGGCCGACACGCTGCTCATCCTGGAGAACGACCTCTACCGGCGGGCGGACAAAGCCGCGGTCGACGCCCTGTTCGATCGGGCCAGACGGGTGATCGTGATCGACCATACCCTGCACGAGACCGCCGAGCGCGCCCACCTCGCCCTGCCGGCCGCGAGCTTCGCCGAGACCGAAGGGACGCTGGTCAGCAGCGAAGGCCGCGCCCAGCGTTTCTTCTCGGCGATGCAACCCATCGGGGACAGCCGCGACGCCTGGCGCTGGCTCGGGCCCTGGACCCGCATCGACGATCTGACCCGGGCGCTGGCCGAATCGCTGCCGGTGTTCCGGGAAATCACCGATTGCGCGCCGGGAGCGGCCTTCCGCATCGCGGGCCAGAAGATTCCGCGCCAGCCGCACCGCTACAGCGGACGCACCGCGATGCTGGCCGATGTCCGCATCCATGAACCGAAGCAGCCGGACGATGCGGATTCGGCCCTGGCCTTTTCCATGGAAGGCGCGGCGCTGGACCATCCACCGGCGCTGAATCCGTTCGTGTGGGCGCCGGGCTGGAACTCGAACCAGTCGGTCGGCAAATTCCAGGACGAAGCCGGCGGTCATTTGCGCGGCGGCGATCCCGGCATCCGCCTGATCGGCGACGGCGGAGTCGGCGAGGCCTCCTGGTTCGCGCCGCCGGAAGCCGAGGCGCCCCCCTCGGACGCCCTGCGGCTGGTGCCGCTGCACCACATCTTCGGCAGCGACGAGACCAGCATGCGCTCGGCCGCGGTCGCCAAGCGGGCGCCGCACCCGTATCTGGCCCTCAACCCCGAGGACATGGCGCGCCTCGGTCTCACCGAAGGCGAAGAACTCGAACTCGCCAAGGACGTCTGGCTGCCTGTAAAGCGCCTCCCCGGTCTGGCGGCCGGCGTCGCCGGCGTGCCGGCCGGCCTGCCCGACCTGCCTTTCCTGGAAACCGCGTCGCGTCCGTGGACGCCGAAAAAAACCGGAGAAGATGCGCCATGA
- the nuoH gene encoding NADH-quinone oxidoreductase subunit NuoH yields the protein MTVGSPYAVVGILLSVVVVAAWLIWVERRLIGIWQDRLGPNRVGPLGLGQVVADMVKIFFKEDWIPPFADKPVFVIAPAIVMVTMLLGFVVVPFAPGVGVIDFNFGLLYFFALSSLAVYSQVLAGYASNNKYSLLGSLRAAAQSISYEVFMGLAAMGVVMLSGSFNLREIVEAQKDCWYVLPQFAGFLAFLVAAVAECHRAPFDLPEAEQEITGGFHTEYSGMKFGMFFVGEYLGITLNSAILVTLFFGGWLGPGFLPPLAWFVLKTLVFILFFILLRAALPRPRYDQLMSFGWKVMLPLTLVNIVVTGAVGLSAP from the coding sequence ATGACCGTCGGATCGCCCTATGCCGTCGTCGGCATCCTGCTCTCGGTCGTGGTCGTCGCGGCCTGGCTGATCTGGGTGGAGCGCCGCCTGATCGGTATCTGGCAGGACCGGCTCGGGCCCAACCGGGTCGGTCCGCTGGGGCTGGGACAGGTGGTGGCGGACATGGTCAAGATCTTCTTCAAGGAAGACTGGATTCCGCCTTTCGCCGACAAGCCGGTGTTCGTCATCGCGCCGGCCATCGTCATGGTGACCATGCTGCTGGGCTTCGTCGTCGTGCCGTTCGCACCGGGGGTCGGGGTCATCGACTTCAATTTCGGCCTGCTGTATTTCTTCGCGCTGTCTTCCCTGGCGGTCTACAGCCAGGTGCTGGCGGGCTATGCCTCGAACAACAAATACTCGCTGCTCGGGAGCCTGCGGGCCGCCGCCCAGAGCATCAGCTACGAGGTGTTCATGGGCCTGGCCGCCATGGGCGTGGTGATGCTGTCCGGCAGCTTCAACCTGCGGGAGATCGTCGAGGCGCAAAAGGATTGCTGGTACGTGCTGCCGCAGTTCGCAGGCTTCCTTGCTTTCCTGGTGGCGGCCGTGGCGGAATGCCATCGCGCGCCCTTCGACCTGCCGGAAGCCGAGCAGGAGATCACCGGCGGCTTCCACACCGAATACTCCGGCATGAAATTCGGCATGTTCTTCGTGGGGGAATATCTGGGGATCACCTTGAATTCGGCCATCCTGGTGACGCTTTTCTTCGGCGGCTGGCTAGGGCCGGGCTTCCTGCCGCCTTTGGCCTGGTTTGTCCTGAAGACCCTGGTGTTCATCCTGTTCTTCATCCTGCTCCGGGCAGCGTTGCCCCGGCCGCGCTACGACCAGCTCATGAGCTTCGGCTGGAAGGTGATGTTGCCGCTGACCCTCGTCAATATCGTCGTCACCGGGGCCGTCGGCCTGTCGGCGCCATGA
- the nuoI gene encoding NADH-quinone oxidoreductase subunit NuoI, whose product MISQLRTLWIVLKHTFTRADTVQYPEQRPKLYPRYRGRIVLTRDPDGEERCVACNLCAAVCPVACIALQKTEDVDGRWYPEFFRINFSRCILCGLCEEACPTYAIQLTPDFELCEYDRRNLVYEKEHLLIQGTGKYPGYSFYRVAGKAIAGKDKGQAENEAPPIDVRSLLP is encoded by the coding sequence ATGATCAGCCAACTGCGCACCCTGTGGATCGTGCTCAAGCACACCTTCACCCGGGCGGACACGGTCCAGTACCCCGAACAGCGGCCCAAGCTCTATCCGCGCTATCGCGGCCGCATCGTGCTCACCCGCGACCCCGACGGCGAGGAGCGCTGCGTCGCCTGCAACCTTTGCGCCGCCGTATGCCCGGTGGCCTGCATCGCGCTGCAGAAGACCGAGGACGTCGACGGCCGCTGGTATCCGGAGTTCTTCCGCATCAATTTCTCGCGCTGCATCCTCTGCGGACTGTGCGAGGAAGCCTGCCCGACCTACGCGATCCAGCTCACCCCCGATTTCGAGCTGTGCGAATACGACCGCCGCAACCTCGTGTACGAAAAGGAGCACCTTTTGATCCAGGGCACCGGCAAGTATCCGGGCTACAGTTTCTACCGGGTGGCGGGGAAAGCCATCGCCGGCAAGGACAAGGGGCAAGCGGAAAACGAAGCGCCCCCGATCGACGTCCGGAGCCTCCTGCCCTGA
- the nuoJ gene encoding NADH-quinone oxidoreductase subunit J codes for MELTLFYLAALVAIAATFMVVIQCNTVHALLYLIVSLLASGFIFYLLGAFFAAVLEVIIYAGAIIVLFVFVVMMLNLGSETIEQERQWLCPGIWHGPAVLCAILFAELLVALTRSGAHEAGRIVESKTLGIALFGPYLLAVETASMLLLAGLVGAYHLGRPLKS; via the coding sequence ATGGAACTGACCCTCTTCTACCTCGCCGCCCTGGTCGCTATCGCCGCCACCTTCATGGTGGTGATCCAGTGCAACACCGTGCATGCCCTGCTCTACCTCATCGTCTCGCTCCTCGCCTCGGGCTTCATCTTCTACCTGCTGGGGGCGTTTTTCGCGGCGGTGCTGGAAGTCATCATCTACGCCGGAGCGATCATCGTGCTGTTCGTGTTCGTGGTGATGATGCTCAATCTCGGCAGCGAGACGATCGAGCAGGAGAGACAATGGCTGTGTCCCGGCATCTGGCACGGACCCGCCGTGCTCTGCGCCATCCTGTTCGCGGAGCTGCTGGTCGCCCTGACGCGCTCCGGCGCCCATGAGGCGGGCCGGATCGTCGAGTCCAAGACGCTCGGCATCGCCCTGTTCGGCCCCTACCTGCTGGCGGTCGAAACGGCCTCCATGCTGCTGCTGGCGGGGCTGGTCGGCGCCTATCACCTCGGCCGCCCCCTCAAGTCTTAG
- the nuoK gene encoding NADH-quinone oxidoreductase subunit NuoK: MAPIPFEHALLLASVLFVLGLVALLIRRNLIVMLMSVEIMLNAAGLAFIAAGSRWGQPDGQVMFLLILTLAAAEVGVGLGLVLQIYRRYKTLDADRLSEMQG; this comes from the coding sequence ATGGCGCCGATTCCGTTCGAACACGCACTGCTCCTGGCCTCGGTCCTGTTCGTGCTGGGCCTCGTCGCCCTGCTGATCCGCCGCAACCTGATCGTGATGTTGATGTCGGTGGAGATCATGTTGAACGCGGCGGGGCTGGCCTTCATCGCCGCCGGCTCGCGCTGGGGCCAGCCCGACGGCCAGGTCATGTTCCTGTTGATCCTGACCCTCGCCGCCGCCGAGGTCGGCGTCGGTCTGGGGCTGGTGCTGCAGATCTACCGGCGTTACAAGACGCTGGACGCGGATCGCCTGAGCGAAATGCAAGGCTAG
- the nuoL gene encoding NADH-quinone oxidoreductase subunit L, giving the protein MLNLLWLVPFLPLAGFLILTGTEGRLPRACVPWIGAGSVGLSAALAASLAFELLALAPEARVFRQTLWHWMAAGDFGVDFAFYLDALSLNMLLVVTGIGFLIHVYSAGYMADDPGISRFFAYMNLFVFAMLILVLADNLPLLYLGWEGVGLCSYLLIGFWYEKPENGYAARKAFVVTRVGDTAMALGLFLLFAQLGTLDVQEAMARANAQWPAGSTLATAAALLLLGGAVGKSAQLPLQVWLPDAMAGPTPISALIHAATMVTAGVYLIARTHALFMLAPAVQTLVAVIGALTLLMSGFSALTQTDIKRILAYSTISQIGYMFLALGVGAWSAAIFHLTTHAFFKALLFLGAGAVILSLHHEQDIFRMGGLRRSLPLVFWTFVVGLAALVALPFTSGYYSKHEILLGAYGSGDAGPLLWAAGTAGAILTGLYSTRLLLIAFFGTERTRAHPHYGSNIGVPLIVLALLSLAGGWAKLPLFPALPETGTELAPSGAEGEAGGSIGLATTAAPFLGIAIGFLVYRTGTASAEALLKLPGGEALRRLWFSGWGMDWLYDRLFVHPFVALARLNKADGVDGLYRGVVALARLGHRLLVPTQTGQLRRYAAGMLFGAALILAVGVWA; this is encoded by the coding sequence ATGCTGAATCTGTTGTGGCTGGTTCCCTTCCTTCCTCTGGCGGGCTTCCTGATCCTCACCGGGACCGAAGGCCGGCTGCCCAGGGCCTGTGTCCCCTGGATCGGCGCCGGCTCGGTAGGCCTCTCGGCGGCCCTGGCGGCATCCCTGGCTTTCGAGCTTCTGGCCCTGGCGCCGGAAGCCCGGGTGTTCCGGCAGACGCTGTGGCACTGGATGGCGGCGGGCGATTTCGGCGTCGATTTCGCCTTCTACCTCGATGCCCTGTCGCTCAACATGCTGCTGGTGGTCACCGGGATCGGCTTCCTGATCCACGTCTATTCCGCCGGCTACATGGCGGACGATCCCGGCATCAGCCGCTTCTTCGCCTACATGAACCTGTTCGTGTTCGCCATGCTGATCCTGGTGCTGGCGGACAACCTGCCGCTGCTCTACCTCGGCTGGGAAGGCGTGGGGCTGTGCAGCTACCTTCTAATCGGATTCTGGTACGAGAAACCCGAGAACGGCTACGCGGCCCGCAAGGCCTTCGTCGTCACCCGCGTCGGCGATACCGCCATGGCGCTGGGCCTGTTCCTGCTGTTCGCCCAGCTCGGCACGCTCGACGTCCAGGAGGCCATGGCCAGGGCGAATGCCCAATGGCCGGCGGGTTCGACCCTGGCCACCGCAGCGGCCCTGCTGCTGCTCGGCGGCGCCGTCGGCAAGTCGGCCCAGTTGCCGCTGCAAGTCTGGCTGCCGGACGCCATGGCCGGCCCCACGCCGATCAGCGCCCTGATCCACGCCGCCACCATGGTGACCGCCGGCGTCTACCTGATTGCCCGCACCCACGCCCTGTTCATGCTCGCCCCGGCCGTGCAGACCCTGGTCGCGGTCATCGGCGCGCTCACCCTGCTGATGTCCGGCTTCAGCGCCCTGACCCAGACCGACATCAAGCGCATCCTGGCCTATTCCACCATCAGCCAGATCGGCTACATGTTCCTGGCGCTGGGCGTGGGCGCCTGGTCCGCAGCGATTTTCCACCTGACCACCCATGCCTTCTTCAAGGCCCTGCTGTTCCTCGGCGCCGGCGCCGTCATCCTGTCGCTGCACCACGAACAGGACATCTTCAGAATGGGGGGCTTGCGGCGCAGCCTGCCGCTGGTGTTCTGGACCTTCGTCGTCGGCCTGGCGGCCCTGGTCGCCCTGCCGTTCACGTCGGGCTACTACAGCAAGCACGAGATCCTGCTGGGCGCCTACGGATCGGGCGATGCCGGGCCGTTGCTGTGGGCCGCGGGCACGGCGGGCGCGATCCTCACCGGCCTCTACAGCACCCGGCTGCTCCTGATCGCCTTCTTCGGCACGGAACGGACCCGGGCCCATCCGCACTACGGCTCGAACATCGGCGTGCCGCTGATCGTCCTCGCCTTGCTTTCCCTGGCCGGGGGATGGGCAAAGCTGCCGCTGTTCCCGGCGCTGCCTGAAACCGGAACCGAGCTCGCCCCGAGCGGAGCCGAGGGGGAAGCCGGTGGCTCGATCGGCCTGGCGACCACGGCGGCGCCCTTCCTCGGCATCGCGATCGGCTTCCTCGTCTACCGCACCGGAACCGCTTCCGCCGAGGCCCTGCTGAAGCTCCCCGGAGGAGAGGCATTGCGCCGCCTGTGGTTCAGCGGCTGGGGCATGGACTGGCTGTACGACCGGCTGTTCGTCCATCCCTTCGTCGCGCTCGCCCGGCTGAACAAGGCCGATGGGGTCGACGGCCTGTATCGGGGCGTGGTCGCTCTCGCCCGGCTCGGCCATCGCCTGTTGGTCCCCACCCAGACCGGCCAGCTCCGGCGCTATGCCGCCGGCATGCTGTTCGGCGCCGCGCTGATCCTGGCCGTGGGGGTGTGGGCATGA
- the nuoM gene encoding NADH-quinone oxidoreductase subunit M, protein MILLWLILIPLIGGLLSLPAGHWRDRAPGWVALAALAVDAVLVLTQFADTGAAPQTAWLAQIDWAWIPRFGIRFHLALDGLSLLLIALTVFLGFAAVLCSWTEIRERQGFFHFNLLWTLAGVIGVFLALDLFLFFFFWEVMLIPMYLLIGIWGHENRAYAAMKFFIFTQVSGLLMLIAILALVFLHYQTTRTLSFDYFELLEADLYPGAARWIMLGFFVAFTVKLPAIPFHTWLPDAHTQAPTGGSVILAGVLLKTGAYGLLRFVVPLFPGAAQDFAPIAMALGAVSILYAAKLAFAQSDIKRLIAYTSVSHMGFVLLGVFAGNAAALQGAVMTMLAHGVSAAALFMVAGALQERLHTRDMDKMGGLWTLAPRIGAITLFFSVAALGMPGLGNFVGEFLVLLGSFRVDTAITAFAALGLILAPVYALYVIQRAFHGPASPREVRDFGLREMGVMLFLVAATAWMGLHPQSMLAYTDATVNGLTRTLAQRGT, encoded by the coding sequence ATGATCCTGCTCTGGCTGATCCTGATACCCCTGATCGGCGGGCTGTTGTCGCTCCCGGCCGGGCACTGGCGGGACCGGGCGCCGGGCTGGGTCGCGCTGGCCGCGCTGGCCGTCGACGCCGTGCTGGTCCTGACCCAGTTCGCGGACACCGGCGCCGCCCCCCAAACCGCCTGGCTGGCGCAGATCGACTGGGCCTGGATCCCGCGCTTCGGCATCCGCTTCCATCTGGCTTTGGACGGGCTCAGTCTGCTGTTGATCGCGCTGACCGTGTTCCTCGGCTTCGCCGCGGTGCTCTGCTCCTGGACCGAGATCCGCGAACGGCAGGGTTTCTTCCATTTCAACCTGCTGTGGACGCTGGCGGGGGTCATCGGCGTGTTCCTCGCCCTGGACCTGTTCCTGTTCTTCTTCTTCTGGGAAGTCATGCTGATCCCGATGTATCTGCTGATCGGCATCTGGGGCCACGAGAACCGGGCCTATGCGGCCATGAAGTTCTTCATCTTCACCCAGGTCAGCGGCCTGTTGATGCTGATCGCGATCCTCGCCCTGGTGTTCCTGCACTACCAGACGACGCGGACCCTGAGCTTCGACTATTTCGAGCTGCTCGAGGCCGATCTGTATCCGGGCGCGGCGCGCTGGATCATGCTCGGCTTCTTCGTCGCCTTCACGGTCAAGCTGCCGGCCATTCCCTTCCACACCTGGCTGCCGGACGCCCATACCCAGGCGCCGACCGGCGGCAGCGTCATCCTGGCCGGGGTACTGCTGAAGACCGGCGCCTACGGCCTGCTGCGCTTCGTGGTGCCGCTGTTCCCCGGCGCCGCACAGGATTTCGCCCCCATCGCCATGGCGCTGGGCGCGGTCAGCATCCTCTATGCCGCCAAGCTCGCCTTCGCCCAGAGCGACATCAAGCGCCTCATCGCCTACACCAGCGTCAGCCACATGGGCTTCGTGCTGCTCGGCGTCTTCGCCGGCAACGCCGCGGCGCTGCAAGGCGCGGTGATGACCATGCTGGCCCACGGCGTCAGCGCGGCTGCGCTGTTCATGGTCGCCGGCGCCCTGCAGGAGCGGCTCCACACCCGCGACATGGACAAGATGGGAGGCTTGTGGACGCTGGCGCCCCGCATCGGCGCCATCACCCTGTTTTTCTCGGTCGCCGCGCTGGGCATGCCGGGGCTGGGCAATTTCGTCGGTGAATTCCTGGTGCTGCTGGGGAGCTTCCGCGTCGATACCGCCATCACCGCGTTCGCCGCCCTCGGCCTGATCCTGGCTCCGGTCTATGCGCTTTACGTGATACAGCGGGCATTCCACGGACCGGCCTCGCCCCGCGAAGTCCGGGACTTCGGCCTGCGCGAAATGGGCGTGATGCTGTTCCTGGTCGCCGCGACCGCCTGGATGGGGCTCCATCCCCAATCGATGCTGGCCTACACCGATGCCACGGTAAACGGACTGACCCGGACCCTGGCTCAGCGAGGAACCTGA